The DNA region TAGCCTGGAAACTGTGTCTGATGCCGCAGCTTTTCCGCCTCTGCCAGCTCTTTCCACCTGTTTTTGGACTCTTCTGGCTCAGCCTTCCAGTTCTCGCCAATGATCTTGGAAATATCCGGGTTGGCGAGACCAGGATTTTGTTGAACAATCGTCGCTTGATGGGCTTGGCGATAGAGTATAAAAGCTGACCACAGCCCGAAATCAGCGATCAACTTATAGCAAAggcacaaaaaaaaaataaaaacataCCGTTTCTTGGTCTTGGAATCTTCAGTGGAGGTGCGCAAAGACAGACAAGATCCTGTCCAGAACCGTTGTCCTCTGGAACACGGTCACCGTGAAAAGAACTGGGATTGCTTGTAGGTGTCTGAAGGGTCAAGCTTTCGATCCGTGAATGGTTGTTGGCTTCCTCCGTGTTAATGGACGCCGCTCGCTTTCTAGTTATTGGCCCGCTGCCGAGCTGAAAAATATGCCCGtgcgaagaggaagaaaaagaagaagagccacGAGTAGAATGGGCAGGGCCAGAGGGTAAAAGAGGAGCTGAGGTCACAATGTGagtgtcttgtcttgtcgaTGTGGCCCTTGCAGCCGGTATTGATGCTGACTCTCCGCCTCCGACGGCTGTTCTTATGGACGAAGATGTGGACGGTGTGCTTCCCCCTCCTGCCAACATCGCAGCAGACATGGCTGAGCGGGTTAAAGGGCCagtctgctgctgctgatgtggttgctgctgttgctgctgctgtgagaACGAAGGTATTACTTCTGTCATTTTTCCTCGTCCTTTTCCCATCGGGCTGATTAGCGTCTCGAGCTctctgaaaaaaaaaaaagggaaagaaggaaaagacCAGAAAAAGCTTTGTGTTGAGTAAGACAACAAACGGATTAGAGGGGAAGACTGGTAGGGAGTGGAGGGGCCTACAGCCAGAAAGACTAGTCCGCAGATTGATCCAGTCTATCGGGACGCACAatctcccacctctcctctctctcctcaccGGGCACCCCTACTCCTGGATATGGCGTTTGACCTgtctctccacctccacctggGAGACGAAGCCTGAGGTaagctgggctgggctggacAGGACAGGGCAGGGCCGGGTCTGACGAGGTGTATGACTGGCCTGCCTGTCTCTCTGTATGTATGCCTTGGAATGAGGACAGGAGATGGTGTCGTAAAAGAATCCGGACCAGAAAGAAACTGCCAAACAAGGAAACTCCATCTACACCCAAGAGGTTCCGTTGTGGTTGGCCAGTTGCCGTGCGTCTGCGTATGAGCGGTGTCAAGAGGAGGCAAAGGCCTCTCTCCGTCTCTGCAAGTGTTATCTGTCTGAGTGACTTCCCGCCAGGAGAGAATGGGGAAAAAAACGACAATCAATAGGAGTATATGTCGGGATTGTATCCTTTGTGATCTGTCTTCCCCGTTAATTTCACCGTCCCCAGACAATGCCAGAGACCCCTCTCCAGATGGCCAACAACGGGAGAAAGAGACAGATAATGGATGACCGTATCATTGGGTGCCCCAGAGAGTATTGCTCCGTGGCTGACGGTGGGTGCTAGTCTAAAATGACATTATTACGAACGACAGCGTGATCGGCCTAGTGACAACAGATGGAAAAGAGTGGGCAGTCCAGAGGCGCGTagctgtggttgtggttgtggttgtcgaTGTCTCGGGAGCCAGTATGCGCCGCAGCTCCAACGTTGGCTGCACCAgactttttctttgtccCCGCGTTTGCAGACATTCCGTTCGCAGTGGCCCATTTCAGGCCAGAAATCGTCTTGATCCAGCCTCTCTCTGCCATAACAATGCCAAAGGCACAAGGAATGTGGGAGCATGCCGTTGAGGAATGAGCACGCTGGACAAAGACCATGGTGAACCGAAACAGGTCTGGCCCCTCTTCTGACATCCTCTTGTTCGCTTCAAATTCCAGCCCAAGAGGGGTCCCGATTGTTGGCCAGAGTGTGGGTAAGACGGTcataaagaaagaaaaaatatGATAGTAGTTGTTGTCGTTGGGTTGCTGTTATATCATCCTGTCATTCTCAAGCGCAGTGCCGCCAGCCAGCTCCCGTCGCAAATGttcccttcctcccaaacAGATATCATAAcaaaagcagaaaaaaagTGATTACGCGCCAACTCCGATCTGCAACGCAGTTTTCCCATCCAAACCGGTATCCTCATCTATCATACGTGCTAAAATCAGAGATGTGACCAGTACCTATCCGCCGTGCTCTAAGCTTGCTTAGCCGCTACCCCTGAATCACCCCACCGCTCCGAGACCGACGATATAGAACTTCGATGTGTGCTGAGAACCGAGTTTATGAAATGAAACCCCGGCCCGACTCGCTGGCCAACACCTGGGCGCTACGTCTGGCATCAAGGAACAAGTCCTCGCACTCTGCAACATCCTGAACATCAATCTGAGAGCGGCCATTGACCCGAGCAAGAATACTGTCACATCACCTTTATTAGTTTTCTGGACCAACAGCAAACACCCGAGACCACGTACCTGGCTGGAGCCAATAGTTGGAGGCAGTAACGAAGACTGATACGCACACCATGCTCCGCAATCTTGTCGACAGCGGCGTCTGTGAGCTGCACGCCCTCGGTGGTTGACCGAATCCGTACGATTCTCTTGATCTCCTCGGGCTCATACGGATGGGTGGGaatgatgaggaggcgagACAAAAAGTCAGGGGGGATACCATGGGCAGCTACCAGGTCGTCAGCCCCACGAATGGTGGTGACACCCCGGTTCGAAGCCAGGACCACAATAGGGGAAATAGGGGACTCCAACGCTTTGTTGAGGTAGGTAAAGCACTCAACATCGAGCATGTGCGCCTGTGAGAAAGGTCAGCCAAATCCTGCCAGTAGTTCCTTTTCCCGAGAGAAACTCTACCTCATCTATGAACAGCACACCCGGCACCAGCTCCGCCACACCCTGGTTGATATACTTGCTCACCACCTTGTTTATCTCGCCCCTCAGCTTATCCGTAATCTCCGTCATCTTTGGCTTCATCAGCTGGCCCATCATGCTCATAATGTCCTGGCCCCCCTGCGGTCTAGCGTTGGCCACATCCAAATCGTGCAGGCTCACGTCCTGCAcgatctccttcttcttgtgtACCTCACCCTTGGGGATGGGCACAtactcctccgcctccagaTCGAATTCAGTCGCATACGCATCcgacctccccaccctcttGCACGCACCGGTATTCGTCTCGATGTAAATCACATCACCCACAGTAACTCTCTCCTTCTGAATAGCCTCGTAGATGCTGGGGTCCAGTCTCAACTTTTTTTGTCCTCGCGCGCT from Podospora pseudopauciseta strain CBS 411.78 chromosome 6, whole genome shotgun sequence includes:
- the RVB1 gene encoding RuvB ATP-dependent DNA helicase pontin (EggNog:ENOG503NV13; COG:L), producing MVQISEVRGNSRDHRTAAHTHIKGLGLNSAGIAEKQAAGFVGQNSAREACGVVVDLIRAHKMAGRGVLLAGGPGTGKTALALAISQELGTKIPFCPITGSEIYSTEVKKTEVLMENFRRAIGLKVRETKDVYEGEVTELTPEEAENPLGGYGKTISTLLIGLKSARGQKKLRLDPSIYEAIQKERVTVGDVIYIETNTGACKRVGRSDAYATEFDLEAEEYVPIPKGEVHKKKEIVQDVSLHDLDVANARPQGGQDIMSMMGQLMKPKMTEITDKLRGEINKVVSKYINQGVAELVPGVLFIDEAHMLDVECFTYLNKALESPISPIVVLASNRGVTTIRGADDLVAAHGIPPDFLSRLLIIPTHPYEPEEIKRIVRIRSTTEGVQLTDAAVDKIAEHGVRISLRYCLQLLAPASILARVNGRSQIDVQDVAECEDLFLDARRSAQVLASESGRGFIS